A genomic segment from Nitrospinota bacterium encodes:
- the groL gene encoding chaperonin GroEL (60 kDa chaperone family; promotes refolding of misfolded polypeptides especially under stressful conditions; forms two stacked rings of heptamers to form a barrel-shaped 14mer; ends can be capped by GroES; misfolded proteins enter the barrel where they are refolded when GroES binds) codes for MAPKQLLFHEAARAKILKGVDTLANAVKATLGPKGRNVILDKKFGAPVITKDGVSVAKEIELKDPFENMGAQMLNEVASKTSDVAGDGTTTATVLAQSIYREGIKVVAAGANPMDVKRGIDKSVEAVVTKLKKMSKPTNNKKEIAQVGTISANADETIGNLIAEAMEKVGKDGVITVEEAKSMDTSLEVVEGMQFDRGYLSPYMVTNAERMTCVMENPLILINEKKITNMKDLLPLLEKIARQGRPFVIIAEEVEGEALATLVVNKLRGTLQAVAVKAPGFGDRRKEMLKDIAILTGGNVISEDIGVKLENVELADLGTAKRVVVDKENTTIVEGKGSAKEIEARVKQIRAQIEETTSDYDKEKLQERLAKLVGGVAVINVGAATEMEMKEKKARVEDALHATRAAVEEGIVAGGGVALIRCIDVLKKIETDNKDQAFGVDIVRRALEEPLRQIAQNAGLEGSVVVERVKNETGDMGFDAGAEKYVDMVKAGIIDPTKVTRSALQNAASIAGLMLTTEVLIAEIEEKKEAGMPGGGGMGGMGGMGGMEGMY; via the coding sequence ATGGCACCGAAACAACTGTTGTTCCATGAAGCGGCGCGCGCGAAGATACTCAAAGGGGTCGACACCCTCGCCAACGCCGTGAAGGCGACCCTCGGCCCGAAAGGCCGCAACGTCATTCTCGACAAAAAATTCGGCGCGCCGGTCATCACCAAGGACGGCGTCTCCGTGGCGAAAGAAATCGAGCTGAAAGACCCGTTTGAAAACATGGGCGCCCAGATGCTCAACGAAGTGGCGAGCAAGACCTCCGACGTGGCGGGCGACGGCACCACCACCGCCACCGTTCTGGCGCAGTCCATCTACCGCGAAGGCATCAAGGTCGTCGCCGCCGGCGCCAACCCGATGGACGTGAAACGCGGCATCGACAAGTCCGTGGAAGCGGTCGTGACGAAGCTCAAAAAGATGAGCAAGCCGACCAACAACAAGAAGGAAATCGCGCAAGTTGGCACCATCTCGGCCAACGCCGACGAGACCATCGGCAACCTCATCGCGGAAGCGATGGAGAAGGTCGGCAAGGACGGCGTCATCACCGTGGAAGAAGCCAAGAGCATGGACACCTCCCTCGAAGTCGTCGAAGGGATGCAGTTCGACCGCGGCTACCTCTCCCCCTACATGGTCACCAACGCCGAACGGATGACCTGCGTGATGGAAAACCCGCTGATCCTCATCAATGAAAAAAAGATCACCAACATGAAGGACCTGCTGCCGCTTCTCGAGAAGATCGCGCGCCAGGGCCGCCCGTTCGTCATCATCGCCGAAGAAGTGGAAGGCGAGGCGCTGGCCACCCTCGTGGTGAACAAGCTGCGCGGCACCCTGCAGGCGGTGGCCGTGAAGGCCCCCGGCTTCGGCGACCGCCGCAAGGAGATGCTGAAAGACATCGCCATCCTCACCGGCGGCAACGTGATCTCCGAAGACATCGGCGTGAAGCTTGAGAACGTCGAGCTTGCCGACCTCGGCACCGCCAAGCGCGTGGTGGTGGACAAGGAAAACACCACCATCGTCGAAGGCAAAGGCTCCGCCAAGGAGATCGAAGCCCGCGTGAAGCAGATCCGCGCGCAGATCGAAGAAACCACCTCGGACTACGACAAAGAGAAGCTGCAGGAACGCCTGGCGAAGCTCGTCGGCGGCGTGGCGGTGATCAACGTCGGCGCGGCGACCGAAATGGAAATGAAGGAAAAGAAGGCCCGCGTTGAAGACGCGCTGCACGCCACCCGCGCCGCGGTGGAAGAAGGGATCGTCGCCGGCGGCGGCGTGGCCCTCATCCGCTGCATCGACGTGCTCAAGAAGATCGAAACGGACAACAAAGACCAGGCGTTTGGCGTGGACATCGTCCGCCGCGCGCTGGAAGAGCCGCTCCGCCAGATCGCGCAGAACGCCGGCCTTGAAGGCTCGGTCGTCGTGGAACGCGTGAAGAACGAAACGGGCGACATGGGCTTTGACGCCGGCGCCGAGAAGTACGTCGACATGGTGAAGGCCGGTATCATCGATCCGACCAAAGTCACCCGCTCGGCATTGCAGAACGCCGCGTCCATCGCCGGCCTGATGCTCACCACCGAAGTCCTCATCGCCGAGATCGAGGAGAAGAAGGAAGCCGGTATGCCCGGCGGTGGCGGCATGGGCGGTATGGGTGGCATGGGCGGCATGGAAGGAATGTACTAA
- a CDS encoding sugar transferase, whose protein sequence is MTKKYEQAIREFVRLADVLIIFIAFYCAYYVRNTAWFTDSMNWLFAGMLPMPLRYDFHVENFEKLLWLIVPLWLFLLSYFKAYDFERTGTFYSAIKSILKAHVAGGLAIASYIFFTSQLDYRRTFFILFIIFSGALALSLRFVVQFGLRSMRMRGRNRYRAAIIGNGEKALRALVELTRHQYWGFVIDGIITEDPVSEGKLLGMKVLGSLADVEKILRKTPVDDVFVAMDEGKYVELKQILRVCENIGITVHLVPDKYDLEIAKSSVGSMGDMEFVTFFTLQDNPAQRFAKRALDIAISLTLLPLVAAVYVIAGIAIKLDSPGPVIYQSMRLTRNRRPFVFYKLRTMARGAEEKFEMVSQRNTLHGPIVKIKDDPRVTRVGRFLRKWSIDELPQIVNVLMGDMSLVGPRPPLPEEVDLYSLPQLRKLSMPQGITGLWQVSGRDDIVRFEDRLKMDLQYIDHWSLWLDFKILFKTVFILFRGAL, encoded by the coding sequence ATGACGAAGAAATATGAGCAGGCGATACGGGAGTTCGTGCGCCTTGCGGACGTCCTGATCATTTTCATCGCTTTCTACTGCGCCTATTATGTGCGCAACACCGCATGGTTTACCGACAGCATGAATTGGCTGTTTGCCGGCATGTTGCCGATGCCGCTCCGGTACGACTTCCATGTGGAGAATTTTGAAAAGCTCCTCTGGCTCATCGTGCCGCTCTGGCTTTTTCTCCTGTCATATTTCAAGGCGTACGACTTTGAACGGACCGGCACCTTTTACAGCGCCATAAAATCCATCTTGAAGGCGCATGTGGCGGGGGGGCTGGCGATCGCCAGCTACATATTCTTCACCAGCCAGCTTGATTACCGCCGCACCTTTTTCATCCTGTTCATCATCTTCAGCGGCGCGCTGGCGCTGTCGCTGCGCTTCGTGGTGCAGTTCGGCCTGCGGTCCATGCGGATGCGGGGGCGCAACCGCTACCGCGCCGCCATCATCGGCAACGGCGAGAAGGCGTTGCGCGCGCTGGTGGAACTCACGCGGCACCAATACTGGGGTTTCGTCATCGATGGCATCATCACCGAAGATCCGGTGAGTGAGGGAAAATTGCTGGGCATGAAGGTGCTTGGCTCATTGGCCGACGTGGAAAAAATCCTGCGCAAAACGCCGGTGGACGACGTCTTCGTGGCGATGGACGAAGGGAAATATGTGGAACTCAAGCAGATACTGCGTGTCTGCGAAAACATCGGCATCACCGTGCATCTGGTGCCGGATAAGTACGACCTCGAGATCGCCAAATCGAGCGTCGGCAGCATGGGGGATATGGAGTTCGTCACCTTCTTCACCCTGCAGGACAACCCGGCCCAGCGCTTCGCCAAGCGCGCGCTGGATATTGCCATATCGCTTACGCTGCTGCCGCTGGTGGCGGCGGTCTACGTTATCGCCGGCATTGCCATCAAGCTTGATTCGCCCGGCCCGGTGATTTACCAGTCCATGCGGCTCACCCGCAACCGCCGCCCGTTCGTGTTCTACAAGCTCCGCACGATGGCGCGGGGGGCCGAGGAAAAGTTCGAGATGGTTTCGCAGCGCAACACCCTGCATGGGCCGATTGTGAAGATAAAGGACGATCCGCGCGTTACCCGCGTCGGGCGCTTCCTCCGCAAATGGAGCATCGACGAGTTGCCGCAGATCGTCAACGTGCTCATGGGGGACATGAGCCTGGTCGGTCCCCGCCCGCCGCTGCCGGAAGAGGTGGATCTCTACTCCCTGCCGCAACTGCGCAAGCTCTCCATGCCGCAGGGGATCACCGGCCTGTGGCAGGTCTCGGGGCGCGACGACATCGTCCGCTTCGAGGACCGGCTGAAGATGGACTTGCAGTATATCGACCACTGGTCGCTCTGGCTCGACTTCAAAATCCTCTTCAAGACCGTTTTTATTCTCTTTCGCGGCGCGCTATAG
- the groES gene encoding co-chaperone GroES: MKIKPLADRVIVRPMEEKETKKGAIIIPDSAKERPQEGEVIAVGPGRTDDKGNKITMNVKKGDKVIYGKYAGTEIKLNGEEFLLMREDDILGIIE, translated from the coding sequence GTGAAAATTAAACCTCTGGCCGACCGCGTGATTGTCCGCCCGATGGAAGAAAAAGAAACGAAGAAGGGGGCGATAATCATCCCCGACAGCGCAAAAGAACGCCCGCAGGAAGGTGAGGTTATCGCCGTCGGCCCCGGCCGCACCGACGACAAGGGAAACAAGATCACCATGAACGTGAAAAAGGGCGACAAGGTAATCTACGGCAAATACGCCGGCACCGAGATCAAGCTGAACGGCGAGGAATTTCTCCTGATGCGCGAGGATGACATCCTCGGCATCATCGAATAA